The genomic region CAAAATGAGAATCAGAGCACTCCTTGCTCCACTCGGGCGTCACCGGCGAGGACACGCACGCGTGTGCAACACAATCACCATCATCCTCATTCATGTCGAGGCCGATGAGGACAACCCGGAAGGGGCCCTCATGACACGCACGGTGGTCACATCCCCTCACAGCGCAGAGCACCGCAGCGCCAACATAGCCAACGGGCGCTTCCAGCTTCATCTGGCGGCCTGTCATGGGGTCCCAAACGATGAGCCCAGTGTAGTCCCCGAGGAGGACTCGGCCATGGCGGCAGTCCCACGGAGTGTACTGACGGTCCCAGCCATCGCCGTCGGGAACGAGCGCACCGAATTTGGTGGTGGAGACGAAGTTTGCCACGGGGTCATCCTCCTTCGGGCCGCTGCAAAAGAACCAGTTGTAAAGGAATCCCAGCATGGGGGGAGCTCCATGGAACTCGCGGTAGAGGCCGCGGAAGCGAGCGCCGGAGAGGAGGCCGAGCCAGAGCTTGCAGgcgagggaggcgcgcacgaggtGCTCCGGCTCGTCCGGGGGCAGGCGGAGGAAGATCTCCTCGAGAAGCTCGTCCGGCAGCGCCGgtgccggcctcgtcgtcgtcgtcggcggcggcggcatggttGGGGGTGGGTGGAGGCGAGGGTTTCAATCGGATGGGGAAAAGTTTGAGCTGGGCAACATGCGGGGGGCATGGGCTCGGCGTGGGCTTCTCCAGTTTCCGCTGCTGTGTTAAAATTTTCAGATTTTGACGACGTTTTTCAGGCTATCAGCAACTTGAAATGGTTTGATTTGCCAAATCATGGGAGTGCCATGAAATATTTTCCTTCTCAAATTTTTCGTGATCGTACAACAACAATAATTATACTTTAATATTATGTCGTCCAACAATCAACAACAAATCTCTTTTAAACTCCATTGAGAAAAAAAGATCCTCGATCGCTCCAGCGGGCGGCCAGGGAGCGGAACCTAGCCACCGCCAGCTCCACCCCACTGTCCCCCGGCAGGCATCGCCGAGCAAAGCCCGCGTGGCTCGGCGGTGGCGGGGCCCTTCCTCCTCCCGCTCCGGGGCAAGCAATGTGGGCTGGTCACATAGAAGGGAGCTCGAGCGTGCCGGCGCTCGGGGCGGTGCAGCGAGGCAGCGATGCATGGAGCGCGGGAGGTCGTTGCCAAAGTGGTGCCCCACGGCATCAAGCGGAGGCGCTGAGCCTAAGGATGATAATTTTACCCATGAGCATGGGTACCCGGCCCACATGGGTAGAGTTCCATGCACATTTTCGTGACTATGGGCAGTGCCCCAACCCTACCCTACTAGTCATGGGTATGTCATGGGTATGATTTTGTGCCTAtaggtatgtcctgctcctgccaatTATATTATTGATGGGTAACAGTTAACATGTGTTATATATAAGCCCTGAAACTACCTGAGTCTTTGTATGTAAGCTCCGTGCCCCACCCCATCATCCCAGTAACAAATTCTGCAACAATGGAAATCTTCTGGTGGTCGATGCCTCTACAACACATGAAATTGTCATGGTGGTTCTTACCTGCAGCTCGAAACCATGGTGGTTCTCAACATTGGGCGGTGCTCCTTTGTAAAGTGTCATCATGGTGCTTGTTAGGGCATAGCGGCTCACGCTACGTTCGAACGACCATTGATGGATTTGGCGCCTCGTGTTAGAGGTTGCCCGTCAGTGGTCTCCACAAGGTGGTGGTGGTTGTGGGCGCTTCTTCTCCAATGTGCACCTTTGATGGTGGTGGTTATTGGTGGTCTTGTCGGCACCGGTGTAGGATGATGTGCGGCTAAGGCGGTGTGGGAGCTTGggtgaagaaaaagaaaatattttCTTTTAATTAACAGTGCAACTCTTTCCCTCTAATGAATGTTGGAATCCTGCCATTTCCAAAAAGAAAATCTCTAAGGAAGTTTGTACGTCGCCCCCTTCCGGCTAGCCCCATAGATCCAAAGATTTTCCCATGATTTTATATTTTCTTTTACCGATGGCTACCCCATCTAATTTGTCAAGTGTCGATTTAGTCACATTTCTGTCCTTTCTTAGGATGTACTCGTGTGTCTCAGAGCGGATCTACTGTCATAAAAGACAAAGCAACCATCAATCAAAAATGTAAACAAATCAATAATCAATCAAAATTGTCACCAACAGCCCAGTCAATTCATCATGTTCCAATTTCGTTCAACCTTCATCGCCTCCATCCCATGCTTTACCACGCCAAGAAAACTAGGGGAAAACCGCCCACTACAACCCACACACGCGTGCAATGTTGTTGTCTGCGGCGGTTGCACCAACATGGTTGGTGGTGGGTGGAGGGGAGCGTTTCAACCGAGAGGGGGAAAGTTTGAGCTGATGTGGGTTTGCGATCGGCTTTTGGTAGGCTCTGTGTGGGGAGTCCAATAGGTGGGGCCTGGGCGAGTGTGTTGCTCTCGTCAGGGCTACAATACAAGGCCTATGCATTGACTACACGATTCTTCCACTTGCCCACAACTTGAAATGATTTGATTTGTTGTTTTGCAATTATTCAAGCAATTTAAAATTTTCACGGCATTATCTGTGTAAGACCAAGGCGCAACCCCAAGAGTGAGATGGGGACATCAGGGCTAGCCGCGATGAGTTCGAGTCTGGAATGAGTGGGAGATGGAGGGCGTTGCGAATGGCCGCGGTCAGTAAGAGCGAGGCAGGAGCGAGACTGGTGTGGGAGCAAGGAGGGTTGTCGACACCGAAGAAAGGTTGGGTTTAGAGGGATAGGGCAAAGGAGGCGGCTTGGCGGAAGGGATGACGAGGTGgggcaccgccgccggccatggttgGTGGAGGTTCTCTGAggctagaggaagaagatgagCCCTAGGATTTACATCCAACAATCTGCACCGATTCAACTGAATGCACACTGTTTTACAGGCGGCAAGGCCGCCCTATTTGATTTGCCAAAGAATGAGAGAGTCATGATAACTTTAGTATCACGATCCCTTTTTGGATTTTGTCGTGGCGGTATGACAACAACATTTGTACATTCATTTGATGTTGTCCAAAAATCAACAAAACATTCATTTATATCAGAACACAGAAGTTCTACAAAAAATATAAACTAATAAAAACAAAGAAACTCCAATATAATTGCTTATTGGTCACTGTATATTTTTTCTTCTATGGACAATTGTCAAAATCTAAGCTTGGCCCCCACCTTTTTATGGGTTTAATTGGGTTCGTACAAGGTCAAAAACCATCTGGATTTCGGATGGCGACACTTCATATGAATGGAGAGAAGAAGGAAAAAAATATAGCAGGGAGAAATAAAATTATCCCAAAATGCTAATAAGCTTCTATGATATTAAAATTCAGAATATTGTAGAAAAACATTTGGcaaaaaaatctcaaaaattgaTACTGAAGTTACAGATTTTGAGGCTTAAGAGCCAATTACGTGGATGTGAGTGACTCTTACCCACTTCAGTGTACCCTTGCAATCTCTGATCAAACATGAATTTTTTTTAATAGAAGGAGGAGCCATTTATtgcaaattcaaacaaattttacATCTAAGACTTTGAAGTGCTTGTGAAAAAAATTGCTCAGCCTGGGCAACATTGGGCACTGCATAGCCCTGAGCCGAAGTGAACTAGTACAGCATGCAGAGGGGTTAATAGACAGCCTTTTCCAAAGTCTCTAGCAAAATTATGTTCAAGTCAGCTAATCACAATGGACAACTGAAGAGAACTAGTGCATTAAGAGGAGAGCTGACAGCAAGACAGCTTGCCATAATCATGTTGTTGATTCAGAGAGGCCTCTGTAAAAAACTTAAACCTGCAATGTTCATGGCAATTGATCATCAACATCCATTGTTGCTCTTCGCAGTTGATCTTGCTGCCCAGTGGCACCTGCCTCCGACGCTGAATTGCAGATCACTGCATTGTAACATATGAATATTTCCATCCCACTACATGGACATTGCAATCTACTATTATGTCCACTGTAGGCCAAAAGTATTCAACAAGTACCTGGCAGTTTTCTGGACCTGCTGAAGCAATGAAAACATGTATGAGAATATGAGATCATCAAGCAGACATGTAGTTTGCATATCCTGTACTTCGCTAAACATATGGCTAAAGATTCAGTTTCCATGCTATGCTCTTCAGTAACATTGCTTGCTAAAACAACAACTACAGTAACATCAGCACTAACCTTTTTTAGGGTGACAGGTACCACTAATTAAACCCACAAGATTAATTAGGATACATCAGCAGGCCATCATGCAGAAATCATCATTATATCAATTCTTGGATGACAAAACCACTAACTCTAGATATACTTTCATCATCTGCTCAGCAATGGTACGAGATGAATTTAAAGAATGGATCAGAGCTGGAAGAGCAAACTGTGGAGTTTTTAAAATGATAAACTTTAGAGAAGGGTGAATCCCCCTCTGCAATCAATTTTTAATAAGAGGAAAACCCAGGGCTGTTACAATACTCGTTATAATAGATGTACGTGCACATGGTTCAATTTTTTTTTTTTAAATCATCTCCTCTCTTTTTTCGGCAGAATAGTTTCAGTTCAGTGCTACTCATTGTAAGGATTTACCAATGGAGTGAGTTTTGCCTATGAACTTCAATGTTTTCCAAACAAAATAAATACCATGTCTTCAAGTACAGGAATTACATTCAATGGTGTCTCAAAATCTTCAAATAAAGTTTGCCGACAAAACCCAAAAACATAATGAGAAAACAAGCACCACTGCACCAAATCATCTACTGAACAGTGACATAATTCATCGCCAGTCACCTCCAAGTTGGTTATCCTACCCTTAAGCATATTCGACCATGCATTATCAATGAATCGCATCACTGGGGCTCACCTTTTCTGCAAACGATATATTTGTTAATGAGATTCCAAAAAGGAGCTGATATGATACTATATAAAATTGCAAGGCATAAACATAATTGGGTGTAACATT from Triticum aestivum cultivar Chinese Spring chromosome 4A, IWGSC CS RefSeq v2.1, whole genome shotgun sequence harbors:
- the LOC123082628 gene encoding uncharacterized protein isoform X1 — its product is MPPPPTTTTRPAPALPDELLEEIFLRLPPDEPEHLVRASLACKLWLGLLSGARFRGLYREFHGAPPMLGFLYNWFFCSGPKEDDPVANFVSTTKFGALVPDGDGWDRQYTPWDCRHGRVLLGDYTGLIVWDPMTGRQMKLEAPVGYVGAAVLCAVRGCDHRACHEGPFRVVLIGLDMNEDDGDCVAHACVSSPVTPEWSKECSDSHFDGRSRACSDSRFDGWSKQCSGLYLLAGDPKIDALPPVLVDDALHFRLTDDDERVGILKYDLSSNCLSMIDVPLTRLAIVWPAILMALEDGSLGLAHLDGLTLYLWSRLIDSNGVASWTQHKVIDLNELLPIQNPKKRISVIGSVEGHDIIFVNIDLGIYEINLKTLRWKKLWKREKFRSLIPYMSFYNRQERVRPCKTLTTYG
- the LOC123082628 gene encoding uncharacterized protein isoform X2 — protein: MPPPPTTTTRPAPALPDELLEEIFLRLPPDEPEHLVRASLACKLWLGLLSGARFRGLYREFHGAPPMLGFLYNWFFCSGPKEDDPVANFVSTTKFGALVPDGDGWDRQYTPWDCRHGRVLLGDYTGLIVWDPMTGRQMKLEAPVGYVGAAVLCAVRGCDHRACHEGPFRVVLIGLDMNEDDGDCVAHACVSSPVTPEWSKECSDSHFDGRSRACSDSRFDGWSKQCSGLYLLAGDPKIDALPPVLVDDALHFRLTDDDERVGILKYDLSSNCLSMIDVPLTRLAIVWPAILMALEDGSLGLAHLDGLTLYLWSRLIDSNGVASWTQHKVIDLNELLPIQNPKKRISVIGSVEGHDIIFVNIDLGIYEINLKTLRWKKLWKREKFRSLIPYMSFYNRQG